In Cydia pomonella isolate Wapato2018A chromosome 1, ilCydPomo1, whole genome shotgun sequence, one genomic interval encodes:
- the LOC133529209 gene encoding uncharacterized protein K02A2.6-like — MNSEQFDKFLTLQATQQKQISDILQLLLSQQQNATAAAPTPTTTNGTESPSFSNTNGNRNNVYNGFKSDKFNPDDTAVEKFIDYFETKCKLWGEDARNIQKELLFTCLSPEIFHEIKVALTPHFEDSTYADVRNKLMDLFRIKRTRYRALTDFWNCIRKENESMEHYANRLKEISKDCGYSDDLLERQLRDRFATGLNHEQLQIDLKQKWPDLQDIQEGKMKEVTFSQIFSVAQSRERAEGDTDTQANVNKIKRNSKSYQNTSPRKLRTHQCLRCGEPERHPLNQCTAKTHTCKQCNTPGHFEDCCIKSGKACLPNRNYKQTTFTKRNKLHKLKHDRSSSHSSQSSYSDVSGDETDIVCQISKTNSKDSKKIDVFINDIPCTMDWDPGSLYSIISTQFWARIGTPSLIKAPSLRAYGNTRLKPKGLTNVSVRIQNEERLLPVVVMKSADPMLFGLQWSEMFQMDFPKPVYSIKKTRQEAITLKQILDKHTTLFDGKLGKVKDYQVNIHIKPDAQPKHITARSIKFSMKKNIEVELDRLVEEGIITKVDPNMTPIQWATPTVNVVKTNGQIRICGDFRSTLNPVLITHAHPVPLFDQLRQSLAEGEKFSKIDLKDAYLQFEIEPESKQFLTISTHKGYYTYNRMPFGISTAPSIFQHYLDKLLEGLPNVAVYFDDIAVTGKNDKDHLETLRTVFERLEQAGLKVNLKKCTFLQPEVEYLGHTIDKNGVRPTKSKIEAISKSSPPTNAKELRSFLGLVNFYERFIPHLHSVCADLHTLTGNRMKWQWTNKEAEAFERAKLMIVHSKSLVAFNDKCPLYLACDASEKGVGAVLFHMRNNIEQPIAFASRKLRPAESKYSVIDREALAIFFGIRKFDQYLRGTKFTLVTDHKPLIHILGSQRNLPKLANNRLVRWALIIGSYDYDIKYTKGCNNLIADYLSRMPNPEELPSKSELKVHKIVARLQTDSIGDLALSETVIREETRKDTTLKRITNLIKTGWREHQYSNDVKPYARKRDELSLENKIIMWQGRIVVPDTLRKPTLKYLHLGHPGISAMRALARFYVWWPTIEEDIDTHVKTCHKCQENRPNTSDLPIFSWSMPDQAWERIHVDFAGPFEGSYWLVLSDAFSKWIEIKPMTKITTTKLCDELDTIFTTFGLPQFLVSDNGPQFISKEFQDYCEKNGIKHIKSSPYHPRTNGLAERLVRTFKTRMSSSTKCLKKRLEHFLFAYRITPHSTTGKAPGQLMFGRQLNCLLDNARPSAKRSLQYRQIQANVNSADQTPNYRPGDAVYVRSREQPRWEPATVSRRTHRYSYVINTPVGVERRYHADHIRPRLPDLEEIPAERTPMVPVTSSTPVLQANGSTVPCPGSEAGAESLAEVAPVCSPQNEAGTATAATPMAPRRSRRTIKPPRRLIDEMDV, encoded by the coding sequence ATGAACAGCGAACAATTTGACAAGTTTCTTACATTGCAAGCTACACAACAGAAGCAAATCTCAGACATATTACAATTGCTGTTATCGCAACAGCAAAACGCAACTGCCGCGGCTCCTACACCAACAACGACAAACGGCACGGAGTCACCTAGTTTTTCGAATACTAACGGTAACAGAAACAATGTTTACAACGGTTTTAAGAGCGACAAATTCAATCCAGACGATACCGCGGTTGAAAAATTTATTGACTATTTCGAAACAAAATGCAAACTTTGGGGCGAGGATGCACGCAACATACAGAAGGAACTACTTTTCACCTGCCTCTCACCGGAGATCTTTCACGAAATAAAGGTTGCACTTACACCACACTTTGAAGACAGTACATACGCGGATGTACGAAATAAACTGATGGACCTATTTAGAATAAAACGCACAAGATATAGAGCATTAACGGACTTTTGGAACTGCATACGTAAAGAAAATGAATCTATGGAACATTACGCTAACAGGCTGAAAGAAATAAGCAAAGATTGTGGCTATAGCGATGATCTACTAGAGCGACAGTTACGTGACCGATTTGCAACCGGGCTAAACCACGAACAATTACAGATCGATCTTAAACAAAAATGGCCTGATCTACAAGACATTCAAGAAGGTAAGATGAAAGAAGTGACTTTCTCTCAGATTTTTAGCGTTGCTCAATCTCGGGAACGAGCAGAAGGCGATACAGACACACAGGCCAATGTCAATAAGATTAAAAGAAACTCCAAATCTTACCAGAACACATCACCGCGCAAATTACGGACCCATCAATGTTTGAGATGCGGTGAGCCCGAAAGACACCCATTAAACCAATGTACTGCCAAAACACATACATGCAAACAGTGCAACACACCAGGCCATTTCGAGGACTGCTGCATCAAATCAGGTAAAGCATGCTTACCTAATCGAAACTATAAACAAACAACATTTACCAAAAGAAACAAGCTGCACAAACTTAAGCATGACAGGAGTAGCAGCCACTCGTCTCAATCTTCCTACTCAGACGTCAGCGGAGATGAAACGGACATCGTTTGTCAAATAAGTAAAACGAACAGCAAGGACAGCAAAAAAATCGATGTTTTCATTAACGACATTCCTTGCACGATGGACTGGGATCCCGGTTCTCTCTATTCGATCATTAGTACGCAATTCTGGGCGCGTATCGGAACTCCTTCCCTCATAAAGGCTCCCAGCTTGCGCGCATATGGAAATACAAGACTCAAACCAAAGGGTCTAACAAACGTTAGCGTACGCATTCAAAATGAGGAAAGACTACTTCCTGTTGTTGTCATGAAGTCAGCAGACCCTATGTTGTTCGGCCTTCAATGGAGCGAAATGTTCCAGATGGATTTTCCAAAACCAGTCTACTCGATCAAGAAAACTCGACAGGAAGCCATTACACTAAAACAAATTCTGGACAAGCATACAACACTCTTCGACGGAAAACTTGGAAAAGTAAAAGATTATCAAGTAAACATACACATCAAGCCCGATGCACAACCGAAACACATCACAGCCAGATCAATTAAATTCTCAATGAAGAAAAACATAGAAGTTGAACTGGATCGTTTGGTTGAAGAAGGAATTATAACCAAAGTAGACCCAAATATGACTCCGATCCAGTGGGCAACACCGACAGTTAACGTGGTGAAAACCAATGGCCAGATCAGAATCTGTGGTGATTTCCGCAGCACACTCAACCCTGTTCTGATAACACACGCACACCCTGTTCCTTTGTTTGATCAACTACGCCAGAGTCTAGCGGAGGgtgaaaaattttcaaaaattgacCTAAAAGATGCGTACCTACAATTTGAAATTGAGCCCGAATCTAAACAGTTCTTGACAATATCGACACACAAAGGATACTACACCTACAAccgaatgccatttggcatttcCACGGCCCCATCAATATTCCAACATTATCTTGACAAGCTTCTGGAGGGATTGCCAAATGTAGCAGTCTACTTTGATGACATTGCAGTTACAGGAAAAAACGACAAAGACCACCTTGAAACACTACGTACCGTATTTGAAAGACTGGAACAAGCTGGATTAAAAGTCAATTTAAAGAAATGTACCTTTTTACAACCAGAAGTAGAATATCTTGGGCACACAATTGACAAAAATGGAGTACGCCCTACAAAATCAAAGATAGAAGCTATCAGCAAATCTTCCCCACCAACTAATGCCAAGGAGCTACGATCATTCCTTGGATTAGTCAACTTTTATGAGCGATTTATACCACACTTACACAGTGTATGCGCCGATCTTCACACACTAACAGGGAACAGAATGAAATGGCAATGGACCAACAAGGAAGCTGAGGCTTTTGAACGTGCTAAATTAATGATTGTTCATTCTAAATCACTTGTAGCTTTCAATGATAAGTGCCCACTTTACCTAGCCTGTGATGCTTCAGAGAAGGGCGTGGGCGCAGTGCTTTTTCACATGAGGAATAATATTGAACAACCAATTGCTTTCGCATCACGAAAACTCCGACCAGCAGAGTCAAAGTATTCCGTCATAGACCGCGAAGCTCTCGCAATATTTTTTGGGATTAGAAAATTTGACCAATATCTTCGTGGCACTAAATTTACATTAGTCACGGATCATAAGCCCCTGATACACATTTTGGGATCTCAACGAAACTTACCCAAACTCGCCAACAATCGCCTAGTACGATGGGCTTTAATAATTGGTAGTTATGATTACGACATTAAGTATACAAAAGGTTGCAACAATCTCATCGCAGACTATTTATCCAGGATGCCCAATCCAGAGGAATTACCTTCCAAGTCTGAACTCAAGGTCCACAAAATTGTAGCGCGACTGCAAACTGATAGCATTGGCGATCTTGCATTATCTGAAACCGTTATACGAGAAGAAACGCGAAAAGATACTACGCTTAAACGAATAACTAACCTTATAAAAACTGGTTGGCGTGAGCATCAATACTCAAACGATGTAAAACCATACGCCCGGAAGCGCGATGAGTTGTcactagaaaacaaaataatcatGTGGCAAGGCCGTATTGTTGTTCCTGACACTCTGAGGAAACCGACCCTAAAATATCTGCATCTTGGGCACCCAGGCATTTCAGCAATGAGAGCACTGGCACGTTTTTACGTTTGGTGGCCAACTATAGAGGAAGATATAGACACACATGTAAAGACTTGCCACAAATGCCAGGAAAATAGGCCTAATACTTCAGATCTACCAATCTTCTCATGGTCCATGCCAGACCAAGCCTGGGAAAGGATTCACGTCGACTTTGCCGGACCATTCGAAGGTTCATATTGGTTGGTTTTGTCAGATGCTTTTTCTAAATGGATTGAAATCAAGCCGATGACCAAAATAACGACAACCAAACTATGTGATGAACTGGATACAATTTTCACTACCTTTGGTCTACCCCAATTTTTAGTGTCTGACAATGGCCCCCAATTCATTTCTAAAGAATTCCAGGATTACTGTGAAAAAAACGGAATTAAACATATCAAATCGTCACCTTATCATCCGCGGACGAATGGATTAGCCGAAAGGCTTGTGAGGACTTTCAAGACCAGAATGTCGTCAAGCACAAAATGCCTCAAGAAACGTTTAGAACATTTCCTTTTCGCTTATCGCATCACACCCCATAGCACAACTGGCAAAGCGCCGGGCCAGCTAATGTTTGGAAGACAACTAAATTGTCTCCTTGACAATGCCAGACCAAGTGCTAAACGTTCATTACAGTATAGACAAATACAAGCGAATGTTAACTCCGCTGACCAGACTCCAAACTATAGACCGGGTGATGCTGTGTATGTGCGAAGCAGGGAACAGCCGCGATGGGAGCCTGCCACGGTCTCTCGACGCACACATCGATATTCTTATGTTATTAACACTCCAGTTGGGGTGGAGAGGAGGTATCACGCAGACCACATACGACCCCGTCTCCCTGACCTAGAAGAAATCCCAGCTGAGAGAACTCCTATGGTACCAGTTACATCGTCAACACCAGTATTGCAAGCCAATGGATCGACAGTGCCATGCCCAGGGTCAGAAGCTGGAGCGGAATCTCTTGCAGAAGTTGCCCCAGTTTGCTCTCCTCAGAATGAGGCCGGTACGGCCACAGCCGCTACACCTATGGCACCGCGTCGAAGCCGGCGTACCATTAAACCACCTCGTCGACTAATTGATGAGATGGACGTTTAA